Proteins found in one Streptomyces sp. NBC_00461 genomic segment:
- a CDS encoding fumarylacetoacetate hydrolase family protein, which yields MRFATFVHDGKRQPGVVAGDQVHPFEHPGELLDLVLEGEQSLRGAGERALTGSLPLPLADVRLLPPLRPPTVRDYMTFEGHVAGIAQGYGDTVPDEWYEAPAFYFTNPYSVIGAHDDVPVPPGCARFDFELEVAAVIGKPGRDLTPEKAREHILGYTILNDWSARDLQGREMKVKLGPAKAKDTATTLGPWLVTADELEPHRNPEGFLDLALTVQVNGETVGQDQLANMAWTFEEMAAYASRGTWIRPGDVLGSGTCGNGGCLAELWGRGGTFEPPPLVPGDIVTMTVEGIGTISNTVIEGVAPVPVPSARRRQ from the coding sequence ATGAGGTTCGCGACCTTCGTGCACGACGGGAAACGGCAGCCGGGAGTTGTCGCCGGCGACCAGGTCCACCCGTTCGAACACCCCGGCGAACTGCTGGATCTGGTCTTGGAGGGCGAGCAGTCCCTGCGCGGGGCGGGCGAACGCGCCCTGACCGGCTCCCTGCCGCTGCCCCTGGCCGACGTACGGCTGCTGCCACCGCTGCGACCGCCGACCGTACGTGACTACATGACCTTCGAGGGCCATGTCGCGGGCATCGCCCAGGGATACGGCGACACCGTCCCCGACGAGTGGTACGAAGCCCCCGCGTTCTACTTCACCAACCCGTACTCGGTGATCGGCGCCCACGACGACGTGCCGGTGCCGCCGGGTTGCGCACGCTTCGACTTCGAACTCGAAGTGGCCGCCGTCATCGGCAAGCCCGGCCGGGACCTGACCCCCGAGAAGGCACGCGAACACATCCTCGGCTACACGATCCTCAACGACTGGTCCGCCCGCGACCTGCAGGGCCGCGAGATGAAGGTCAAGCTCGGCCCGGCCAAGGCCAAGGACACCGCAACCACCCTCGGCCCCTGGCTCGTCACCGCCGACGAACTCGAACCCCACCGCAACCCGGAAGGCTTCCTCGACCTCGCCCTGACCGTCCAGGTCAACGGCGAGACCGTCGGCCAGGACCAACTGGCCAACATGGCCTGGACGTTCGAGGAGATGGCGGCGTACGCCTCCCGCGGCACCTGGATCCGCCCCGGCGACGTCCTGGGCTCCGGCACCTGCGGCAACGGCGGCTGCCTGGCCGAACTCTGGGGCCGCGGCGGCACCTTCGAACCCCCGCCGCTCGTCCCCGGCGACATCGTCACCATGACGGTCGAGGGCATCGGCACCATCAGCAACACCGTCATCGAGGGCGTCGCCCCGGTGCCCGTGCCATCCGCCCGCCGCAGGCAGTGA
- a CDS encoding MFS transporter, whose product MVSVPAYDPSTALTSSDTPPAATARHTRTIIAGCLAVCLAQIGLVLPAAINGVMQRTLHASGGELTWISDAFLVPAAVLALTFGVVGDLYGRKKLVVGAALLSAIGYLVSATSHSAAQLITGQAISGIGAAALFPASLSMITAITTTPAARAKGLASWTTALSLGAFLAPLMSGGIVEHASFQWAFGVIGVLAVITAVGAWLLAAESSAPEGRSLDWPGQIAIAVAMLALLYGIIQGPSDGWSSAPVVASFVAFAVFIAAFVLVERRSAAPMLRLELFRIPAFAASAAMAVIGMFGFLGGAYDLSIRLGVIQHQGPFQAAVPFLIIQGVTPLIWPLLVRLLHRVGPGPMLVTGFVSLAGAQLWLWAVPIHESGLIPLLGPLVLNGVGFGLVVAALTAAAVNVVPPTLTGMAGATTSLVRDLGQTLGPAIVGAVALGMAARQITGSLADAGLTPKEHGIASAVLHEGGPLALHSADLGPLSAKLAPYTTDALAHGYNNGLILTAVACISAAVIAAVFVGFGRSGTLSVETEGSAA is encoded by the coding sequence ATGGTCTCCGTCCCCGCCTACGACCCATCCACCGCCCTGACGTCGTCCGACACCCCACCGGCCGCCACGGCACGCCACACCCGCACGATCATTGCCGGCTGTCTGGCCGTCTGCCTGGCCCAGATCGGACTGGTCCTGCCCGCCGCGATCAACGGCGTCATGCAGCGCACCCTCCATGCCTCCGGCGGAGAACTGACCTGGATCAGTGACGCCTTCCTGGTGCCCGCCGCCGTCCTCGCGCTGACCTTCGGCGTCGTGGGCGACCTGTACGGCCGTAAGAAACTGGTGGTGGGCGCGGCGCTGCTGTCCGCCATCGGCTACCTGGTGTCCGCCACCTCCCACTCGGCAGCCCAGTTGATCACCGGGCAGGCGATCTCCGGCATCGGAGCCGCCGCGCTCTTCCCCGCCTCCCTGTCCATGATCACCGCGATCACGACCACCCCGGCCGCGCGAGCCAAGGGGCTGGCCTCCTGGACCACGGCCCTGTCGCTCGGCGCCTTCCTCGCCCCGCTGATGTCCGGCGGGATCGTCGAACACGCCTCCTTCCAGTGGGCGTTCGGCGTGATCGGCGTGCTCGCCGTGATCACCGCGGTGGGTGCCTGGCTGCTGGCCGCCGAGTCCAGCGCCCCCGAGGGCCGCTCCCTCGACTGGCCGGGCCAGATCGCCATCGCCGTGGCTATGCTCGCCCTGCTGTACGGCATCATCCAAGGCCCCTCCGACGGCTGGAGCTCAGCGCCCGTCGTCGCGTCCTTCGTCGCCTTCGCCGTGTTCATCGCCGCGTTCGTGCTGGTGGAGAGGCGCAGCGCGGCCCCGATGCTGCGTCTGGAGCTGTTCCGCATCCCGGCCTTCGCCGCGTCGGCCGCGATGGCGGTGATCGGCATGTTCGGCTTCCTCGGCGGCGCGTACGACCTGAGCATCCGCCTCGGCGTCATCCAGCACCAGGGCCCCTTCCAGGCCGCGGTGCCCTTCCTGATCATCCAGGGCGTCACCCCGCTCATCTGGCCGCTGCTCGTCCGGCTGCTGCACCGGGTGGGCCCCGGCCCCATGCTCGTCACCGGGTTCGTCTCGCTGGCCGGCGCCCAACTGTGGCTGTGGGCGGTGCCGATCCACGAAAGCGGCCTGATACCCCTGCTCGGACCGCTGGTGCTCAACGGTGTCGGCTTCGGTCTGGTCGTCGCCGCCCTCACCGCCGCCGCCGTCAACGTCGTACCGCCCACCCTGACCGGCATGGCGGGCGCCACCACCAGCCTGGTCCGCGACCTCGGCCAGACCCTCGGCCCCGCCATCGTCGGCGCCGTCGCCCTCGGCATGGCCGCACGTCAGATCACCGGCAGCCTCGCCGACGCGGGCCTGACCCCCAAGGAGCACGGCATCGCCTCCGCCGTCCTGCACGAGGGCGGCCCGCTCGCCCTGCACAGCGCCGACCTCGGTCCGCTCAGCGCCAAGCTCGCCCCGTACACCACGGACGCACTCGCCCACGGCTACAACAACGGACTGATCCTCACCGCCGTCGCCTGTATCTCCGCCGCCGTGATCGCCGCCGTCTTCGTCGGCTTCGGGCGCAGCGGCACGCTGTCGGTCGAGACCGAGGGGAGCGCGGCATGA
- a CDS encoding MBL fold metallo-hydrolase, with translation MASRTGCVELGHGCYAWIADTVGWGMSNAGLITGRGESLLVDTLYDLRLTRTMLDALTPLTATAPIATVVNTHGNGDHWFGNQLVAHAEIIAARGSVADMRQVGPAEMLALTGMDSPAGHFARRIFGRFDYTGIEPALPNRVFDGETVLDIGGTEVRLIDVGPAHSAGDTIVHVPRARTVYTGDIVFAGAAPVVWHGPFTRWLAACDLLLGLDADIVVPGHGPVTTKQAVREIRDYLEHVHEQATARFTAGMPAMDAARDIRLGRFADLHESERLAVNVHTVYRELDPTLPPLDGPGLFGCMAELCTRV, from the coding sequence GTGGCATCCCGAACAGGCTGTGTCGAGCTCGGACACGGCTGTTACGCCTGGATCGCGGACACTGTCGGATGGGGCATGAGCAACGCCGGGCTGATCACCGGCCGGGGCGAGTCACTGCTCGTCGACACCCTCTACGACCTGCGGCTGACCAGGACCATGCTCGACGCGCTCACGCCGCTGACCGCCACCGCGCCGATCGCCACCGTGGTCAACACCCACGGCAACGGCGACCACTGGTTCGGCAACCAGCTCGTGGCCCACGCCGAGATCATCGCGGCCCGCGGGTCCGTGGCCGACATGCGGCAGGTGGGTCCGGCCGAGATGCTGGCACTGACCGGTATGGACAGCCCCGCCGGACACTTCGCGCGACGAATCTTCGGCCGCTTCGACTACACCGGCATCGAACCCGCCCTGCCGAACCGGGTCTTCGACGGCGAGACCGTCCTGGACATCGGCGGCACCGAGGTCCGCCTCATCGACGTGGGCCCCGCGCACAGCGCCGGCGACACGATCGTGCACGTGCCGCGGGCCCGGACGGTCTACACCGGCGACATCGTCTTCGCCGGGGCGGCACCGGTCGTCTGGCACGGCCCCTTCACCCGCTGGCTCGCCGCCTGCGACCTGCTGCTCGGCCTCGACGCGGACATCGTCGTACCCGGCCACGGTCCCGTCACCACCAAACAGGCCGTCCGCGAGATCCGCGACTACCTCGAACACGTCCATGAGCAAGCCACCGCCCGGTTCACCGCCGGCATGCCGGCCATGGACGCGGCCCGCGACATCCGCCTCGGCCGCTTCGCGGACCTGCACGAGAGCGAACGCCTCGCCGTCAACGTGCACACCGTCTACCGGGAGCTCGACCCCACCCTGCCCCCGCTCGACGGCCCCGGGCTTTTCGGCTGCATGGCCGAGCTCTGTACCCGCGTCTGA
- a CDS encoding TetR/AcrR family transcriptional regulator yields the protein MKIPEAGVEVVPAAPPTGRRERKRQQARDQLYAAALHLFVTQGYEATTMDQIAETADVARATVFNHFSQKVGFLEEWGARRRARVNEILGSQHAEDLPVGDRLRRYLKAMADLNVASRAETTVLMDASARYGNLLQDRSLEIELARIVEQGRQSGEIRAGVDCDQAGQLLAACYFSTILRWIREEPAPFDLHERLAGALDIILLGLLADETHAGEP from the coding sequence ATGAAGATCCCGGAGGCCGGAGTGGAAGTCGTGCCCGCAGCGCCGCCCACCGGACGCCGGGAACGCAAGCGACAGCAGGCGCGCGACCAGCTCTACGCCGCGGCGCTGCACTTGTTCGTCACCCAGGGGTACGAGGCGACGACCATGGACCAGATCGCCGAAACCGCCGACGTCGCCCGGGCCACCGTCTTCAACCACTTCTCACAGAAGGTCGGGTTCCTTGAAGAATGGGGAGCCCGCCGCCGCGCCCGCGTCAACGAGATCCTCGGATCCCAGCACGCCGAGGACCTGCCGGTCGGCGACCGGCTGCGCCGTTACCTGAAGGCGATGGCCGACCTCAACGTCGCCTCCCGCGCCGAGACCACTGTCCTGATGGACGCCTCCGCGCGGTACGGCAACCTTCTGCAGGACCGATCTCTGGAAATCGAACTCGCCAGGATCGTCGAGCAAGGGCGGCAGAGCGGGGAGATCAGGGCCGGCGTCGACTGCGATCAGGCCGGCCAATTGCTGGCCGCCTGCTACTTCTCGACGATCCTGCGCTGGATCCGCGAGGAACCGGCCCCCTTCGACCTGCACGAGCGCCTTGCCGGGGCGCTCGACATCATCCTGCTGGGCCTTCTTGCCGACGAAACGCATGCCGGGGAACCCTGA
- a CDS encoding dCTP deaminase domain-containing protein, translating into MASEFTVRLAPLRTTREGQVMVAESDRRPHRPGCLLSPQDLLTELQTSERIFRSGSWKPEQLLGAGYSVRLGDDLLVIPDNPGEARYTAIKGDQVMPEFTLAPGDTALISTIEKFSFDFDVTATIGDRFGLAAKGLLVLHGSTVHPGYGRELDPEHDGWRLKTNERLYFIVANVGPKNITMRKGDAIAYLQFFDIERAPENPVANVGFDYLSTLFGAGEHGEDGGLSYFRNVKDLRAEIDIQRQKVDREIEDMGRAVETNHAEMKNRVTDAQTAVDRVTNTSNMIVVFGVFLIATTLLGIVLVMLGDLVDKLSDLDVWKIALLSVLATLYAVATVTGVVLVARAAAKAIQPGTPPGTTDNG; encoded by the coding sequence GTGGCAAGCGAGTTCACCGTAAGGTTGGCTCCGCTCCGGACCACCAGAGAAGGTCAGGTAATGGTTGCTGAAAGCGATCGGCGTCCGCACCGTCCAGGCTGCCTCCTCTCCCCACAAGATCTACTCACAGAGCTTCAGACCTCCGAACGCATCTTCCGGTCGGGGTCATGGAAGCCCGAACAGTTGCTGGGCGCAGGCTACTCGGTTCGACTCGGTGACGACCTGCTGGTAATTCCGGACAATCCCGGGGAAGCCAGGTACACGGCAATCAAGGGCGACCAGGTGATGCCCGAGTTCACCCTGGCTCCGGGCGACACCGCGCTGATATCCACGATCGAGAAGTTCTCGTTCGACTTCGACGTCACAGCGACCATCGGCGACAGGTTCGGCCTCGCCGCCAAGGGACTCCTCGTCCTGCACGGCTCGACGGTTCACCCGGGCTACGGGCGTGAATTGGACCCAGAACACGATGGCTGGCGACTGAAGACCAACGAGCGCCTCTATTTCATCGTGGCAAATGTCGGCCCGAAGAACATCACCATGCGGAAGGGCGATGCGATCGCCTATCTGCAGTTCTTCGACATTGAGCGGGCGCCCGAGAATCCCGTGGCCAACGTGGGATTCGACTACTTGAGCACCCTGTTCGGGGCGGGCGAGCACGGGGAGGACGGCGGGCTCTCCTACTTCCGCAACGTCAAGGACCTGCGCGCCGAAATCGACATTCAGCGCCAAAAGGTCGACCGCGAGATCGAGGACATGGGGCGCGCTGTCGAGACCAACCACGCGGAGATGAAGAACCGCGTGACCGACGCCCAGACCGCCGTGGACCGAGTCACCAACACGAGCAACATGATCGTCGTGTTCGGCGTGTTCCTGATCGCGACCACCCTGCTGGGAATCGTGCTCGTGATGCTCGGCGACCTGGTCGACAAGCTCTCCGACCTGGACGTCTGGAAGATCGCCCTGCTCTCCGTGCTGGCAACGCTGTACGCCGTGGCCACGGTCACAGGGGTGGTGCTGGTCGCCCGGGCGGCGGCAAAGGCGATCCAGCCCGGGACGCCGCCGGGCACCACCGACAACGGGTGA
- a CDS encoding adenylyltransferase/cytidyltransferase family protein yields the protein MTSRSVKAQWVNGLIREDPMFGKDLFADESHFDLRFVENYEKITEIVKALRVLGMRVVLTSGSFDIIHEGHSMYLEAARKYGEFLIVGLDSDEKIRRRKGPNRPAVPEMERLRMVTHQRGVGLVTLKQVDHPRWALIDAVRPDVLVATADTYTAEEIADLEAKYCVRVEVLDRMATVSTSARLRRLQLGLTEQGDDEGSGQRPANPSPGSPA from the coding sequence ATGACGAGCAGGTCAGTAAAAGCCCAATGGGTCAATGGCTTGATTCGCGAGGATCCCATGTTCGGTAAAGACCTATTCGCAGACGAATCCCACTTCGACTTGCGGTTCGTGGAGAATTACGAAAAAATCACGGAAATCGTCAAGGCGCTTCGCGTTCTGGGTATGCGGGTCGTGTTGACGAGTGGTTCTTTCGATATTATCCACGAGGGCCACTCGATGTATCTCGAGGCTGCCCGTAAATATGGCGAATTCCTTATCGTCGGGCTCGACAGCGATGAGAAGATCCGGCGGCGGAAGGGTCCCAACCGTCCGGCCGTACCAGAAATGGAACGGCTGCGGATGGTGACACATCAGCGCGGCGTGGGCCTCGTCACCCTGAAGCAGGTCGACCATCCCCGCTGGGCCCTCATCGACGCCGTCCGCCCCGATGTGCTGGTTGCCACGGCGGACACCTACACCGCCGAGGAGATCGCCGATCTTGAGGCGAAGTACTGCGTCCGCGTCGAGGTCCTCGACCGCATGGCGACCGTGAGCACCTCGGCCCGCCTGCGCCGCCTCCAACTGGGTCTCACCGAACAGGGCGACGACGAAGGCAGTGGTCAGAGGCCTGCAAACCCCTCACCCGGCAGCCCCGCGTAG
- a CDS encoding deoxycytidylate deaminase, producing MKQTILYLPVVHAGYEAFLNRHADSDEILILGREFSEVFPKLAKDIRSLSPERAAQHARLIVPDTRVRVIEPTDLAGAVVAELVVLPDEEMMHRLVELPAFPGKAELRFESTFLRWDRDWSRATKPARFDYRISRSNLDRRFMTRAEREAQRSSDWWRQVGAVAARDGHVLRAAHNHHHPTEYTPYIDGDPRNDFSRGVRPDLSTAIHAEASLVARAARDGLSLAGSDLYVSTFPCPACARLVVETGFQKCFFAGPYSMLDGEEILRAGGVELIWVDMTPGHGDAAGAASGPETN from the coding sequence GTGAAGCAGACGATCCTGTACCTGCCGGTGGTGCACGCCGGCTACGAGGCATTCCTGAACCGGCATGCGGACTCCGACGAGATCCTGATTCTCGGCCGGGAGTTCAGCGAGGTCTTCCCGAAGCTCGCGAAGGACATCCGGAGCCTGAGCCCGGAGCGCGCGGCGCAGCATGCCCGCCTGATCGTTCCGGACACTCGTGTACGGGTGATCGAGCCGACTGATCTGGCCGGCGCCGTGGTCGCCGAACTCGTCGTACTGCCCGACGAGGAAATGATGCACCGGCTCGTCGAGCTCCCGGCCTTCCCGGGCAAGGCCGAGCTTCGATTCGAGTCGACGTTCCTGCGCTGGGACCGCGACTGGAGCCGTGCGACGAAGCCCGCCCGATTCGACTACCGGATCTCACGGTCGAATCTGGACCGGCGGTTCATGACCCGGGCGGAGCGGGAGGCGCAGCGCAGTTCGGACTGGTGGCGGCAGGTGGGCGCGGTGGCCGCGCGCGACGGCCACGTCCTGCGGGCCGCTCACAACCACCACCACCCGACCGAGTACACGCCGTACATCGACGGAGACCCGCGCAACGACTTCAGCAGAGGCGTCCGGCCGGATCTGTCCACCGCCATCCACGCGGAGGCATCCCTGGTGGCCCGCGCCGCACGGGACGGACTGAGCCTGGCGGGCTCCGACCTCTACGTCAGCACGTTCCCCTGTCCTGCCTGTGCACGGCTCGTGGTCGAGACGGGGTTCCAGAAGTGCTTCTTCGCCGGTCCGTACTCGATGCTGGACGGGGAGGAGATCCTGCGTGCGGGCGGCGTCGAGCTGATCTGGGTCGACATGACACCCGGGCATGGTGATGCTGCCGGCGCCGCTAGCGGCCCGGAGACGAACTGA
- a CDS encoding HIT family protein yields MTLYYFGNCRTEEQRAEMERLDGEGICLFCPDVIRSHEKQQILRETAHWMVTPNEFPYAGTRLHLLLIPKEHVTDLLDLSSDARADFWEVLAYTKEKYGMDHYGLGARNGDCRYTGGTIRHLHVHVLVGEGEVAADEDFTPVRMRFSSSPGR; encoded by the coding sequence GTGACCCTGTACTACTTCGGCAATTGCCGGACCGAAGAGCAACGGGCGGAGATGGAGCGGCTGGACGGAGAGGGCATCTGTCTCTTCTGCCCGGACGTCATCCGCAGCCATGAGAAACAGCAGATCCTGAGGGAGACCGCCCACTGGATGGTCACGCCCAATGAATTCCCGTATGCCGGGACCCGGTTGCATCTTCTGCTCATCCCCAAGGAGCACGTCACCGATCTGCTCGACCTCTCCTCCGACGCCCGCGCCGACTTCTGGGAAGTCCTCGCGTACACGAAGGAGAAGTACGGCATGGACCACTACGGCCTGGGCGCCCGCAACGGCGACTGCCGGTACACGGGCGGGACCATAAGGCATCTGCACGTGCATGTGCTCGTCGGCGAGGGCGAGGTCGCGGCCGATGAGGACTTCACCCCGGTGCGGATGAGATTCAGTTCGTCTCCGGGCCGCTAG
- a CDS encoding dihydrofolate reductase, whose translation MRKSLIVAASENDVIGQDGDLPWHIPGDLRYFKEVTRGHAVVLGRLTHESIVARLGRPLPGRTSVVVSATPRPASADVHWQSSVTSALARAEELEQASGDDEVFVIGGASVYQQALPSIDRIYLTRVHAQVEGDSRMPSGWLEGFAPTSRVDVAAGATTWPHSFLRFERVPV comes from the coding sequence ATGAGAAAGTCCTTGATCGTCGCCGCCTCGGAGAACGACGTCATCGGTCAGGACGGAGATCTGCCGTGGCACATACCGGGAGATCTGCGGTACTTCAAGGAAGTCACCCGGGGGCATGCGGTGGTACTCGGACGTCTCACGCATGAGTCGATCGTCGCGCGCCTGGGTCGGCCTCTTCCCGGCCGCACCAGCGTGGTGGTGAGCGCGACCCCGCGCCCGGCCTCGGCGGACGTCCACTGGCAGTCCTCGGTCACGTCCGCCCTGGCCAGGGCGGAGGAGCTGGAGCAGGCGTCCGGAGACGACGAGGTCTTCGTGATCGGCGGGGCCTCCGTCTACCAGCAGGCGCTTCCCAGCATCGACAGGATCTATCTGACGCGTGTGCACGCGCAGGTGGAAGGCGATTCCCGGATGCCGTCGGGGTGGCTGGAGGGCTTCGCACCGACGTCGCGCGTCGACGTCGCCGCCGGGGCAACGACGTGGCCCCACTCGTTCCTGCGTTTCGAAAGGGTGCCCGTGTGA
- the thyA gene encoding thymidylate synthase, with protein MKYVAYADRAPDSQYRTILGAILEHGLTSPTRQGPDALTLMQQTMSFELANGFPIITDRSISRFWRKPIGELCAFINGATTLDELAEFGCDWWGPWASDAKTSRRGLPPGDLGPGSYGGAFHDFPTVEGEGFDQFKHLVEQLTELPNDRTHFVSPWIPQYQIRGAGKIPQTTISPCHGWVHVRVLAGQLHLHMFQRSGDVPVGVPSNMIQYAALLLMLEHLTGIPAARYYHTISDAHVYEDQVDSVKAMLDREPRRLPTVTLNESGRRVTDIHDFRGEHFDLSDYDPHPAIGSIPVAT; from the coding sequence GTGAAGTATGTCGCGTATGCGGACCGTGCACCGGATTCGCAATATCGTACGATCCTGGGTGCCATCCTGGAACACGGCCTCACGTCACCCACGCGACAAGGCCCCGATGCTCTGACCCTTATGCAGCAGACCATGAGCTTCGAATTGGCAAATGGGTTTCCGATCATCACCGACAGAAGCATCTCCAGGTTCTGGCGCAAACCCATCGGAGAACTCTGCGCATTCATCAACGGGGCGACAACCCTCGATGAACTGGCCGAGTTCGGGTGCGACTGGTGGGGGCCGTGGGCCAGTGACGCGAAGACGTCGCGCCGCGGTCTGCCGCCGGGCGATCTGGGGCCGGGCTCGTACGGTGGGGCGTTCCACGATTTCCCGACCGTGGAAGGCGAGGGCTTCGACCAGTTCAAGCACCTGGTGGAGCAGCTGACGGAGCTTCCGAACGACCGTACTCACTTCGTCAGTCCGTGGATTCCGCAGTACCAGATCCGCGGGGCGGGGAAGATTCCGCAGACGACCATTTCCCCGTGTCACGGCTGGGTCCATGTCAGGGTCCTCGCCGGCCAACTCCATCTGCACATGTTCCAGCGCTCCGGGGACGTTCCCGTCGGTGTCCCGTCCAACATGATTCAGTACGCGGCCCTGCTGTTGATGCTCGAACACCTCACGGGCATTCCCGCCGCGCGCTACTACCACACCATTTCGGACGCCCATGTCTACGAGGACCAGGTCGACAGCGTGAAGGCCATGCTGGACCGGGAACCGCGACGGTTGCCGACGGTGACGCTCAACGAAAGCGGACGCCGGGTGACCGATATCCATGACTTCCGCGGTGAGCATTTCGACCTGTCGGACTACGACCCGCATCCGGCCATCGGTTCCATTCCGGTGGCGACATGA
- a CDS encoding helix-turn-helix domain-containing protein: MTLPDRLSSAAREPSVQTPQAPHSHLDAYLASALTGLDADERKYLFEISDTVADVCAHNNVRLYEPRKVTDPVHHTTVPDVEVFRTDRHRVINSDFLIYLAHHPSTGAGQELVFAQEAIIPIVVVAHIDTRISRMVTGIPGPLALVRYDSISRLDEQLNLEIAELRPKLLQRRLALADLEQHRVGARIKELRELRNMTRRQVAESTRIPDAFSADQLRDWEQNSDRVNNLSLTYLQEIASALSVSIKDLM; this comes from the coding sequence ATGACCCTTCCCGACCGCCTGTCCTCGGCGGCGCGAGAGCCGAGCGTCCAGACTCCCCAGGCCCCGCACAGTCACCTCGACGCCTACCTGGCGTCCGCCCTGACCGGACTGGACGCCGACGAGCGCAAGTACCTGTTCGAGATTTCCGACACGGTGGCCGACGTCTGCGCACACAACAACGTTCGGCTCTATGAGCCCAGAAAAGTCACGGACCCGGTCCACCACACCACCGTGCCGGACGTGGAAGTCTTCAGGACGGACCGCCACCGGGTCATCAACTCCGACTTTCTCATTTATCTCGCGCACCATCCGAGCACGGGGGCGGGGCAGGAACTCGTTTTCGCCCAGGAAGCCATCATCCCGATTGTGGTGGTCGCACATATCGACACCAGGATCAGTCGCATGGTGACCGGAATCCCGGGACCCCTCGCCCTTGTACGGTACGACTCGATTTCGCGGCTGGATGAGCAGCTGAATCTGGAGATCGCTGAATTGCGACCCAAATTGCTGCAGCGCAGGCTTGCCCTTGCGGACCTCGAACAACATCGAGTGGGCGCCCGCATCAAGGAGTTGCGCGAGCTGCGGAACATGACCCGTCGACAGGTTGCGGAATCCACCAGGATCCCGGATGCCTTCAGCGCTGATCAGCTCAGGGACTGGGAGCAGAACAGCGACAGGGTGAACAACCTCAGCCTGACTTATCTGCAGGAGATCGCCTCCGCCCTGAGTGTAAGCATCAAGGATCTCATGTAG
- a CDS encoding phosphoribosyltransferase, which produces MTGVRENLTYEAFGVAVRELAQAVADDGFEPDVVLSIARGGVFVAGGLAYALDCKNIHLVNVEFYTGVGTTLEMPVMLAPVPNVIDFSDKKVLITDDVADTGKTLKLVRDFCLDTVAEVRSAVIYEKSQSLVKCEYVWKRTDDWINFPWSVLPVVRKSGQPVTPSREAL; this is translated from the coding sequence ATGACCGGTGTGCGGGAGAACCTGACCTACGAGGCGTTCGGCGTCGCCGTACGCGAGCTCGCGCAGGCCGTCGCCGACGACGGGTTCGAGCCGGATGTCGTGCTGAGCATCGCGCGCGGGGGCGTCTTCGTCGCCGGCGGGCTCGCCTACGCCCTCGACTGCAAGAACATCCACCTTGTGAACGTGGAGTTCTACACGGGCGTGGGGACCACCCTGGAGATGCCCGTCATGCTCGCCCCCGTCCCCAACGTCATCGACTTCTCCGACAAGAAGGTACTGATCACCGACGACGTCGCAGACACCGGCAAGACGCTGAAGCTCGTACGCGACTTCTGCCTCGACACCGTCGCCGAGGTCCGCTCCGCCGTCATCTACGAGAAGTCGCAGTCCCTGGTGAAGTGCGAGTACGTGTGGAAGCGGACCGACGACTGGATCAACTTTCCGTGGAGTGTTCTGCCCGTAGTGCGTAAGTCGGGGCAGCCGGTCACTCCGTCGAGAGAAGCACTCTGA
- a CDS encoding peptidoglycan-binding domain-containing protein, translated as MRRAFIAAATLVLPLALSGGPAAATSQDTPPSVIAQATSAQAAQAARHPGTLVAQGPDDICGYTNRRPNLQRGSEGRAVRQAQCYLNQAIGTNLAQDGDFGRATRNATRFFQECADITVDGRIGAQTWSFLSFWANQEDAPFDC; from the coding sequence ATGCGACGAGCATTCATCGCCGCCGCGACCCTGGTTCTTCCGCTCGCCCTTTCGGGCGGGCCGGCCGCGGCGACATCACAGGACACTCCACCGTCCGTCATCGCCCAAGCGACCAGCGCGCAGGCCGCGCAGGCCGCCAGACATCCCGGGACGCTCGTGGCCCAAGGGCCCGACGATATCTGCGGCTACACCAATCGTCGGCCGAACCTTCAGCGCGGCTCAGAAGGCAGGGCCGTCCGCCAGGCGCAGTGCTACCTGAACCAGGCCATAGGCACCAACCTGGCGCAGGACGGAGACTTCGGCCGGGCTACGCGGAACGCGACGAGGTTCTTCCAGGAATGCGCCGACATCACGGTCGACGGACGCATCGGAGCGCAGACGTGGTCGTTCCTCTCCTTCTGGGCCAACCAGGAAGACGCCCCGTTCGACTGCTGA